The Streptomyces tendae genome has a window encoding:
- a CDS encoding dihydrolipoamide acetyltransferase family protein: MTNASVREFKMPDVGEGLTEAEILKWYVQPGDTVTDGQVVCEVETAKAAVELPIPYDGVVRALHFPEGTTVDVGTSIIAVEVAGGAAPAQEEAPAAPAPAAEPEQPAEQPAARQPVLVGYGVATSSTRRRPRKQAPDAAAQQAAAAVQSELNGHGGAPAAPAAPAAPAQRPLAKPPVRKLAKDLGVDLATVTPTGPDGVVTREDVHAAVAATQAVPQQPTAPAPAAVPVQAAAPASYDTARETRVPVKGVRKATAAAMVGSAFTAPHVTEFVTVDVTRTMKLVEELKQDKEFAGLRVNPLLLIAKALLVAIRRNPGINASWDEAAQEIVVKHYVNLGIAAATPRGLIVPNIKDAHAKTLPELAGSLGELVSTAREGKTSPAAMQGGTVTITNVGVFGVDTGTPILNPGESAILAVGAIKLQPWVHKGKVKPRQVTTLALSFDHRLVDGELGSKVLADVAAVLEQPKRLMTWA; encoded by the coding sequence ATGACGAACGCGTCCGTACGCGAGTTCAAGATGCCGGACGTGGGCGAGGGCCTCACCGAGGCCGAGATCCTCAAGTGGTACGTCCAGCCCGGTGACACCGTCACCGACGGCCAGGTGGTCTGCGAGGTGGAGACGGCGAAGGCGGCCGTCGAACTGCCCATCCCCTACGACGGTGTGGTGCGCGCCCTGCACTTCCCCGAGGGCACCACGGTCGACGTAGGCACCTCCATCATCGCGGTGGAGGTCGCGGGCGGCGCGGCCCCGGCGCAGGAGGAGGCCCCCGCGGCCCCCGCCCCCGCCGCGGAGCCGGAGCAGCCCGCCGAGCAGCCCGCGGCCCGCCAGCCGGTGCTGGTCGGCTACGGCGTCGCCACGTCCTCCACCCGCCGCCGTCCGCGCAAGCAGGCGCCGGACGCCGCGGCACAGCAGGCCGCGGCCGCCGTCCAGTCCGAGCTGAACGGACACGGGGGCGCTCCCGCGGCTCCGGCCGCCCCGGCCGCCCCCGCGCAGCGTCCGCTGGCGAAGCCGCCGGTGCGCAAGCTGGCCAAGGACCTGGGCGTCGACCTGGCGACGGTCACCCCGACCGGCCCGGACGGCGTCGTCACCCGCGAGGACGTGCACGCGGCCGTGGCCGCGACCCAGGCGGTCCCGCAGCAGCCGACGGCCCCGGCTCCGGCCGCCGTGCCCGTCCAGGCCGCGGCCCCGGCGTCGTACGACACGGCTCGCGAGACGCGCGTCCCCGTGAAGGGCGTCCGCAAGGCCACGGCGGCGGCGATGGTCGGCTCGGCGTTCACCGCGCCGCATGTCACGGAGTTCGTGACGGTCGACGTGACGCGCACGATGAAGCTGGTCGAGGAGCTGAAGCAGGACAAGGAGTTCGCCGGGCTGCGGGTGAACCCGCTGCTGCTGATCGCCAAGGCCCTGCTGGTCGCGATCCGGCGCAACCCCGGCATCAACGCCTCGTGGGACGAGGCGGCCCAGGAGATCGTGGTCAAGCACTACGTCAACCTGGGCATCGCGGCGGCCACTCCGCGCGGCCTGATCGTCCCGAACATCAAGGACGCCCACGCCAAGACGCTGCCGGAACTGGCCGGGTCCCTGGGTGAACTGGTGTCCACGGCGCGGGAGGGCAAGACCTCCCCGGCGGCGATGCAGGGCGGCACGGTCACGATCACCAACGTCGGCGTCTTCGGCGTCGACACGGGCACGCCGATCCTCAACCCGGGCGAGTCCGCGATCCTGGCGGTCGGTGCGATCAAGCTCCAGCCGTGGGTGCACAAGGGCAAGGTGAAGCCCCGCCAGGTCACCACCCTGGCACTGTCCTTCGACCACCGCCTGGTCGACGGAGAGCTCGGCTCCAAGGTGCTGGCCGACGTGGCGGCGGTCCTGGAGCAGCCGAAGCGGCTGATGACCTGGGCCTGA
- a CDS encoding alpha-ketoacid dehydrogenase subunit beta, giving the protein MAEKMALAKAINESLRRALEADPKVLVMGEDVGKLGGVFRVTDGLQKDFGESRVIDTPLAESGIVGTAIGLALRGYRPVVEIQFDGFVFPAYDQIVTQLAKMHARALGKVKMPVVVRIPYGGGIGAVEHHSESPEALFAHVAGLKIVSPSNAADAYWMMQQAIQSDDPVIFFEPKRRYWDKGEVDTEAIPGPLHAARVVREGTDLTLAAYGPMVKLCQEVADAAAEEGRSLEVLDLRSVSPIDFDAIQASVEKTRRLVVVHEAPVFFGSGGEIAARITERSFYHLEAPVLRVGGYHAPYPPARLEESYLPDLDRVLDAVDRSLAY; this is encoded by the coding sequence ATGGCGGAAAAGATGGCCCTGGCCAAGGCGATCAACGAGTCGCTGCGGCGGGCGCTGGAAGCGGACCCGAAGGTCCTCGTCATGGGCGAGGACGTCGGCAAGCTCGGCGGTGTGTTCCGGGTGACGGACGGCCTGCAGAAGGACTTCGGCGAGAGCCGTGTCATCGACACGCCGCTCGCCGAGTCGGGCATCGTCGGCACCGCGATCGGTCTGGCCCTGCGCGGCTACCGCCCGGTGGTGGAGATCCAGTTCGACGGCTTCGTCTTCCCGGCGTACGACCAGATCGTCACGCAGCTCGCGAAGATGCACGCCCGCGCGCTGGGCAAGGTCAAGATGCCCGTCGTCGTGCGCATCCCCTACGGCGGCGGCATCGGCGCGGTGGAGCACCACTCCGAGTCGCCGGAGGCCCTGTTCGCGCATGTGGCCGGCCTGAAGATCGTCTCCCCGTCGAACGCGGCGGACGCGTACTGGATGATGCAGCAGGCCATCCAGAGCGACGACCCGGTGATCTTCTTCGAGCCCAAGCGCCGCTACTGGGACAAGGGCGAGGTCGACACCGAGGCGATCCCCGGCCCGCTGCACGCCGCGCGCGTGGTGCGTGAGGGCACCGACCTGACCCTCGCCGCGTACGGCCCGATGGTGAAGCTCTGCCAGGAGGTCGCCGACGCGGCGGCCGAGGAGGGCCGCAGCCTGGAGGTCCTCGACCTGCGCTCGGTCTCCCCGATCGACTTCGACGCCATCCAGGCGTCGGTGGAGAAGACCCGCCGTCTGGTCGTCGTCCACGAGGCACCGGTGTTCTTCGGCTCCGGCGGGGAGATCGCCGCCCGGATCACCGAGCGCAGCTTCTACCACCTGGAGGCCCCGGTGCTGCGGGTGGGCGGTTACCACGCGCCGTACCCGCCGGCCCGCCTGGAGGAGTCCTACCTCCCGGACCTGGACCGGGTGCTCGATGCCGTCGACCGCTCGCTGGCGTACTGA
- a CDS encoding protein kinase domain-containing protein: MAQQQRAQGPSDPEATGGGISDAPDNWGNGGLVGDGRYRLTHRLGRGGMAEVFAAEDVRLGRTVAVKLLRSDLAEDPVSKARFTREAQSVAGLNHHAIVAVYDSGEDTVGGQSVPYIVMELVEGRTIRDLLMNAEAPGPEQALIIVSGVLEALAYSHQHGIVHRDIKPANVIITHNGAVKVMDFGIARALHGASTTMTQTGMVMGTPQYLSPEQALGKAVDHRSDLYATGCLMYELLALRPPFTGETPLSVVYQHVQDIPTPPSEASDACPPELDGLVMRSLAKEPDDRFQTAEEMRGLVQYALQMLYDQGGHTGTWNTGPVDMHEGPRTPAAGYAGTAAMPHPDAAGTTAIPQPILPVGYGGGDDGGFEGQGNKGSGRGKLWILAVLAVIAVAAGVALALNNGGGGGEGGKPDTSPSVTQSTEDEKTSESPSDEATEETTDPGTDPGWGSGGGGGWTPSNEPSWTPSQPETEEPTNQPTATQPTQTGGTEDGGTENGGTEDGGTENGGTGDGGTETGGTGPGGTGPGGTGPGGADVGGVPGGAGS, translated from the coding sequence ATGGCACAGCAGCAGCGCGCTCAGGGCCCGTCCGACCCCGAGGCGACTGGCGGCGGCATCTCGGACGCGCCGGACAACTGGGGCAACGGCGGGCTGGTCGGCGACGGCCGGTACCGGCTCACGCACCGGCTCGGCCGGGGCGGCATGGCCGAGGTGTTCGCCGCGGAGGACGTGCGCCTCGGGCGCACGGTCGCCGTGAAGCTGCTGCGTTCCGACCTGGCCGAGGACCCGGTTTCGAAGGCGCGCTTCACGCGCGAGGCACAGTCGGTCGCCGGACTCAACCACCACGCGATCGTCGCCGTGTACGACTCCGGCGAGGACACGGTCGGCGGGCAGTCGGTGCCGTACATCGTGATGGAGCTGGTCGAGGGCCGCACCATCCGTGATCTGCTGATGAACGCCGAGGCCCCGGGCCCCGAGCAGGCGCTGATCATCGTCTCGGGTGTGCTGGAGGCGCTGGCCTACTCGCACCAGCACGGCATCGTGCACCGAGACATCAAGCCGGCCAACGTCATCATCACCCACAACGGCGCGGTGAAGGTGATGGACTTCGGCATCGCCCGCGCGCTGCACGGCGCGTCGACGACGATGACGCAGACCGGCATGGTCATGGGCACCCCGCAGTACCTCTCCCCGGAGCAGGCGCTCGGCAAGGCCGTCGACCACCGCTCCGACCTGTACGCCACCGGCTGCCTGATGTACGAACTGCTGGCGCTGCGTCCGCCGTTCACCGGTGAGACGCCGCTGTCGGTGGTCTACCAGCACGTCCAGGACATCCCCACGCCGCCGTCGGAGGCCTCCGACGCCTGCCCGCCGGAGCTGGACGGGCTGGTCATGCGCTCCCTCGCCAAGGAGCCCGACGACCGTTTCCAGACGGCCGAGGAGATGCGCGGGCTGGTCCAGTACGCGCTGCAGATGCTCTACGACCAGGGCGGCCACACCGGCACCTGGAACACCGGCCCGGTCGACATGCACGAGGGCCCGCGCACCCCGGCGGCCGGCTACGCCGGTACGGCCGCGATGCCGCACCCGGACGCCGCCGGCACGACGGCCATCCCGCAGCCGATCCTGCCCGTCGGCTACGGCGGCGGGGACGACGGCGGCTTCGAGGGTCAGGGCAACAAAGGCAGCGGGCGCGGCAAGCTGTGGATCCTCGCGGTGCTCGCGGTGATCGCCGTGGCGGCGGGTGTCGCCCTCGCGCTGAACAACGGCGGCGGCGGGGGCGAGGGCGGCAAGCCCGACACCTCGCCGTCCGTCACGCAGAGCACCGAGGACGAGAAGACGAGCGAGTCGCCGAGTGACGAGGCGACCGAGGAGACCACGGACCCGGGCACCGACCCGGGCTGGGGCTCGGGTGGTGGCGGCGGCTGGACGCCGTCGAACGAACCGTCGTGGACGCCGAGCCAGCCGGAAACCGAGGAGCCGACCAACCAGCCGACGGCCACGCAGCCGACCCAGACGGGCGGCACGGAGGACGGCGGTACGGAGAACGGCGGCACCGAGGACGGCGGCACGGAGAACGGCGGCACGGGGGACGGCGGCACCGAGACCGGTGGTACGGGTCCGGGCGGGACGGGTCCGGGCGGCACCGGTCCCGGCGGCGCCGACGTGGGCGGAGTGCCCGGCGGGGCCGGCAGCTGA
- a CDS encoding NAD(P)H-quinone oxidoreductase yields the protein MYAITIPEPGGPEALVWDEVPDPVAGEGEVLVEVVAGAVNRADILQRQGFYHPPSGSSPYPGLECSGRIAEIGPGVSGWAVGDEVCALLTGGGYAEKVAVPAGQLLPVPDGLTVDRAAALPEVVCTVWSNVFMIAHLRPGETLLVHGGSSGIGTMAIQLAKAVGAKVAVTAGTKEKLERCAELGADILINYREQDFVAELKQATDGAGADVILDNMGAKYLDRNIQALAVNGRLAIIGMQGGVKGELNIGALLAKRAAISATTLRARPLEEKAAIVAAVREHVWPLVSGGHVRPVIDREIPMPDAAEAHRVVEDSSHIGKVLLVTPN from the coding sequence ATGTATGCGATCACGATTCCCGAACCCGGTGGGCCCGAGGCGCTGGTCTGGGACGAGGTCCCCGATCCGGTGGCCGGCGAGGGCGAGGTCCTCGTCGAGGTGGTGGCCGGCGCGGTCAACCGGGCCGACATCCTCCAGCGGCAGGGCTTCTACCACCCTCCGTCCGGCTCGTCCCCGTACCCCGGTCTGGAGTGCTCCGGCCGGATCGCGGAGATCGGTCCCGGGGTGAGCGGCTGGGCGGTCGGCGACGAGGTCTGCGCGCTGCTCACCGGCGGCGGTTACGCCGAGAAGGTGGCCGTGCCCGCCGGACAGCTGCTGCCCGTCCCCGACGGGCTGACCGTCGACCGGGCGGCGGCGCTCCCCGAGGTCGTCTGCACGGTCTGGTCGAACGTCTTCATGATCGCCCACCTGCGCCCCGGCGAGACGCTGCTCGTGCACGGCGGCTCCAGCGGCATCGGCACCATGGCGATCCAGCTCGCCAAGGCCGTGGGGGCGAAGGTGGCCGTGACCGCGGGGACGAAGGAGAAGCTGGAGCGGTGCGCCGAACTGGGCGCCGACATCCTGATCAACTACCGCGAGCAGGACTTCGTGGCCGAGCTGAAGCAGGCCACCGACGGCGCGGGCGCCGACGTCATCCTGGACAACATGGGCGCCAAGTACCTGGACCGCAACATCCAGGCCCTGGCCGTCAACGGCCGGCTCGCGATCATCGGCATGCAGGGCGGGGTGAAGGGCGAGCTGAACATCGGCGCCCTGCTCGCCAAGCGCGCCGCGATCAGCGCCACCACGCTGCGCGCCCGCCCGCTGGAGGAGAAGGCGGCGATCGTCGCGGCCGTGCGGGAGCACGTGTGGCCGCTCGTCTCGGGCGGGCACGTCCGTCCGGTGATCGACCGGGAGATCCCCATGCCGGACGCCGCCGAGGCGCACCGGGTGGTGGAGGACAGCTCCCACATCGGCAAGGTCCTGCTGGTCACGCCGAACTGA
- a CDS encoding bacterial proteasome activator family protein translates to MEMPRNERSPENPQILVVGQDGMALSGGKGDEDSRETPVTEQVEQPAKVMRIGSMIKQLLEEVRAAPLDEASRARLKEIHASSVKELEDGLAPELVEELERLSLPFTDETTPSDAELRIAQAQLVGWLEGLFHGIQTTLFAQQMAARAQLEQMRRALPPGVSEGSEDVNPGGRSGGPYL, encoded by the coding sequence ATGGAGATGCCGAGGAACGAACGGTCGCCGGAGAATCCGCAGATCCTGGTCGTCGGCCAGGACGGTATGGCGCTCAGCGGCGGCAAGGGCGACGAGGACTCCCGTGAGACCCCGGTGACGGAGCAGGTGGAGCAGCCGGCGAAGGTCATGCGGATCGGCAGCATGATCAAGCAGCTGCTGGAGGAGGTGCGGGCGGCTCCTCTCGACGAGGCCAGCCGGGCCCGGCTCAAGGAGATCCACGCCAGTTCGGTGAAGGAGCTCGAGGACGGGCTGGCCCCCGAGCTGGTCGAGGAGCTGGAGCGGCTCTCCCTGCCCTTCACGGACGAGACCACCCCCAGCGACGCGGAGCTGCGCATCGCGCAGGCCCAGCTGGTGGGCTGGCTCGAGGGCCTCTTCCACGGGATCCAGACGACGCTCTTCGCCCAGCAGATGGCGGCGCGGGCCCAGCTGGAGCAGATGCGCCGCGCTCTGCCGCCGGGTGTCTCCGAGGGCTCGGAGGACGTCAACCCGGGCGGCCGCTCGGGGGGTCCCTACCTGTAA
- the pdhA gene encoding pyruvate dehydrogenase (acetyl-transferring) E1 component subunit alpha, giving the protein MTVESTAARTPRRSAGSKAGTTGTKRTTSTTKKAAGAGKSAEPALVQLLTPEGKRVKNAEFDQYVADITAEDLRGLYRDMVLTRRFDAEATALQRQGELGLWASLLGQEAAQIGSGRALRDDDYVFPTYREHGVAWCRGVDPTNLLGMFRGVNNGGWDPNGNNFHLYTIVIGSQALHATGYAMGITKDGADSAVIAYFGDGASSQGDVAEAFTFSAVYNAPVVFFCQNNQWAISEPTEKQSRVPLYQRAQGFGFPGVRVDGNDVLANLAVTKWALERARAGEGPTLVEAFTYRMGAHTTSDDPTRYRHDDERAAWEAKDPILRLRRHLEVSNHADEGFFAELETESEALGKRVREAVRAMPDPDHFAIFENVYADGHALVDEERAQFAAYQASFADEDGGK; this is encoded by the coding sequence GTGACCGTGGAGAGCACTGCCGCGCGCACACCGCGACGCAGCGCCGGAAGCAAGGCCGGCACCACCGGCACCAAGCGCACCACCAGCACCACCAAGAAGGCCGCAGGCGCCGGGAAGAGCGCCGAGCCCGCCCTCGTGCAGCTGCTGACGCCCGAGGGCAAGCGCGTCAAGAACGCCGAGTTCGACCAGTACGTCGCCGACATCACCGCCGAGGACCTGCGCGGTCTGTACCGCGACATGGTGCTCACCCGTCGTTTCGACGCGGAGGCCACCGCCCTCCAGCGCCAGGGCGAGCTGGGCCTGTGGGCCTCGCTGCTCGGGCAGGAGGCGGCGCAGATCGGCTCCGGCCGGGCGCTGCGCGACGACGACTACGTCTTCCCGACCTACCGGGAGCACGGCGTCGCCTGGTGCCGTGGGGTCGACCCGACCAACCTGCTCGGCATGTTCCGCGGCGTCAACAACGGCGGCTGGGACCCGAACGGCAACAACTTCCACCTGTACACGATCGTCATCGGCTCCCAGGCGCTGCACGCCACGGGCTACGCGATGGGCATCACCAAGGACGGCGCCGACAGCGCGGTCATCGCCTACTTCGGCGACGGTGCCTCCAGCCAGGGCGACGTGGCCGAGGCCTTCACCTTCTCCGCGGTCTACAACGCCCCGGTGGTGTTCTTCTGCCAGAACAACCAGTGGGCGATCTCCGAGCCGACCGAGAAGCAGTCCCGCGTGCCGCTGTACCAGCGCGCGCAGGGCTTCGGCTTCCCGGGCGTGCGCGTGGACGGCAACGACGTGCTGGCGAACCTCGCCGTCACCAAGTGGGCCCTGGAGCGGGCCCGCGCCGGTGAGGGGCCCACGCTCGTCGAGGCGTTCACGTACCGCATGGGCGCGCACACCACCTCCGACGACCCCACCCGCTACCGCCACGACGACGAGCGGGCCGCCTGGGAGGCGAAGGACCCGATCCTGCGCCTCCGCCGCCACCTCGAGGTCTCAAACCACGCGGACGAGGGATTCTTCGCGGAACTGGAGACCGAGAGCGAGGCGTTGGGCAAACGAGTGCGCGAAGCGGTCCGCGCCATGCCGGACCCGGACCACTTCGCCATCTTCGAGAACGTGTACGCGGACGGCCACGCGCTGGTGGACGAGGAGCGGGCGCAGTTCGCCGCCTACCAGGCGTCGTTCGCGGACGAAGACGGGGGTAAGTGA
- a CDS encoding D-alanyl-D-alanine carboxypeptidase family protein produces the protein MKIGIQGVRLRRAAGVVVTTGAVLASGALYAAPAQAAAPVPPVVAKGGFVMNNANGKTLYTKGGDIRRSTGSTTKIMTAKVVLAQKNLNLNSTVTIQKAYSDYIVSKNASSARLIVGDKVTVRQLLYGLMLPSGCDAAYALADKFGTGSTRSARVKSFISKMNADAKKLGLKNTHFDSFDGIGNGNNYSTPRDLTKIASSAMKNATFRSIVKTKKYTAKTKTRTGGTRTMAPWVNTNNLLSSYSGTIGVKTGSGPTAKYCLVFAATRNGRTVVGTVLASSSSAQREKDAKALMNYAFGKI, from the coding sequence TTGAAAATCGGCATTCAGGGCGTCCGTCTCCGCAGAGCCGCCGGCGTCGTCGTGACCACCGGCGCCGTGCTCGCCTCCGGTGCCCTCTACGCGGCGCCGGCGCAGGCCGCCGCTCCCGTTCCGCCCGTCGTCGCCAAGGGCGGCTTCGTGATGAACAACGCGAACGGCAAGACGCTGTACACGAAGGGCGGCGACATCCGCCGCTCCACCGGTTCCACGACGAAGATCATGACCGCCAAGGTCGTGCTCGCGCAGAAGAACCTGAACCTGAACTCCACGGTCACGATCCAGAAGGCGTACAGCGACTACATCGTCTCCAAGAACGCCTCGTCCGCGCGGCTGATCGTCGGCGACAAGGTCACCGTGCGCCAGCTGCTGTACGGGCTGATGCTCCCGTCCGGCTGCGACGCCGCCTACGCGCTGGCCGACAAGTTCGGCACCGGCAGCACGCGCTCGGCGCGTGTGAAGTCGTTCATCTCCAAGATGAACGCGGACGCGAAGAAGCTGGGCCTGAAGAACACCCACTTCGACTCGTTCGACGGCATCGGCAACGGCAACAACTACTCCACACCGCGCGACCTGACGAAGATCGCCAGCAGCGCGATGAAGAACGCGACCTTCCGCTCCATCGTCAAGACGAAGAAGTACACGGCCAAGACGAAGACCAGGACGGGCGGCACCCGCACGATGGCGCCGTGGGTCAACACCAACAACCTGCTGAGCAGCTACAGCGGCACCATCGGCGTGAAGACCGGCTCGGGCCCGACGGCCAAGTACTGCCTGGTGTTCGCCGCGACCCGCAACGGCAGGACGGTCGTCGGCACCGTCCTCGCCTCGTCCTCCAGCGCCCAGCGCGAGAAGGACGCCAAGGCCCTCATGAACTACGCGTTCGGCAAGATCTGA
- a CDS encoding protein kinase domain-containing protein, whose translation MSQDGAQGRHAGRALAGGRYQLRDLLGQGGMASVHLAYDSVLDRQVAIKTLHTELGREQAFRERFRREAQSVAKLTHTNIVSVFDTGEDDVDGMTTPYIVMEYVEGRPLGSVLDEDVRQQGAMPADKALKITADVLAALEISHEMGLVHRDIKPGNVMMTKRGVVKVMDFGIARAMQSGVTSMTQTGMVVGTPQYLSPEQALGRGVDARSDLYSVGIMLFQLVTGRLPFDADSPLAIAYAHVQEEPPLASSINRSLPPAVDALISRALKKNPNERFPSAEAMRGECLRVAQSVQAAPPSIVPGSQTPSGAGVGSAVFPPVDQAHQAPPGSVRTPYQPTPPPPHPYGTPAPATPSPSYGYPQQGGYPTPAPTPYAQQGASTPPPYTMSPQGSGTGNAGRGGRNTPVIIGSIVVSVLAVGGLIAALLINNNDEDPQAGGASPSATRAEGYRGPDTSKTIDPEKCEDPQESYNDPEKVQLPNFKFKHIASVKACFQAAGWGNNLKIVKVDENTYGDGSIREQFPPPGTDVDPEDMPEITLKVSTGNPPS comes from the coding sequence ATGAGCCAGGACGGCGCACAGGGCCGCCACGCGGGGCGGGCGCTCGCCGGCGGACGTTACCAACTGCGGGACCTGCTCGGCCAGGGCGGCATGGCCTCGGTGCACCTCGCCTACGACTCGGTGCTCGACCGTCAGGTCGCCATCAAGACGTTGCACACGGAACTCGGCCGGGAGCAAGCCTTCCGCGAGCGCTTCCGCCGCGAGGCCCAGTCCGTGGCGAAGCTCACGCACACCAACATCGTCTCGGTGTTCGACACCGGCGAGGACGACGTGGACGGCATGACGACGCCGTACATCGTCATGGAGTACGTCGAGGGCCGCCCGCTCGGCTCCGTGCTCGACGAGGACGTACGGCAGCAGGGCGCGATGCCCGCCGACAAGGCCCTCAAGATCACCGCCGACGTGCTGGCGGCGCTGGAGATCAGCCACGAGATGGGGCTGGTCCACCGCGACATCAAGCCGGGCAACGTGATGATGACCAAGCGCGGCGTGGTCAAGGTGATGGACTTCGGCATCGCCCGCGCCATGCAGTCCGGCGTCACCTCGATGACGCAGACCGGCATGGTCGTCGGCACCCCGCAGTACCTCTCCCCGGAGCAGGCGCTCGGCCGGGGCGTCGACGCGCGCTCCGACCTCTACTCGGTCGGCATCATGCTCTTCCAGCTGGTCACCGGCAGGCTGCCGTTCGACGCGGACTCGCCGCTGGCGATCGCCTACGCGCACGTGCAGGAGGAGCCCCCGCTCGCCTCCTCGATCAACCGTTCGCTGCCGCCGGCCGTGGACGCGCTGATCTCCCGCGCCCTGAAGAAGAACCCCAACGAGAGGTTCCCCAGCGCGGAGGCCATGCGCGGCGAGTGCCTGCGGGTGGCGCAGTCCGTCCAGGCGGCCCCGCCGAGCATCGTGCCCGGCTCGCAGACGCCGAGCGGCGCCGGTGTCGGCTCCGCGGTGTTCCCGCCGGTCGACCAGGCGCACCAGGCGCCCCCGGGCAGCGTCCGGACGCCGTACCAGCCGACGCCCCCGCCGCCGCACCCGTACGGCACCCCGGCACCCGCCACGCCCTCCCCGTCGTACGGCTATCCGCAACAGGGCGGCTACCCGACGCCCGCGCCCACGCCGTACGCGCAGCAGGGCGCGTCGACCCCGCCGCCGTACACGATGTCGCCCCAGGGATCCGGCACCGGCAACGCGGGGCGCGGCGGCCGGAACACCCCGGTGATCATCGGCTCGATCGTCGTCTCGGTGCTGGCGGTCGGCGGCCTGATCGCGGCGCTGCTCATCAACAACAACGACGAGGACCCGCAGGCCGGCGGCGCGTCGCCCTCGGCGACCAGGGCCGAGGGCTACCGCGGGCCGGACACCTCGAAGACGATCGACCCGGAGAAGTGCGAGGACCCGCAGGAGTCGTACAACGACCCGGAGAAGGTCCAGCTGCCCAACTTCAAGTTCAAGCACATCGCCTCGGTGAAGGCGTGCTTCCAGGCCGCGGGCTGGGGGAACAACCTCAAGATCGTCAAGGTCGACGAGAACACCTACGGCGACGGCTCGATCCGCGAGCAGTTCCCGCCCCCCGGTACGGACGTCGACCCGGAGGACATGCCGGAGATCACGCTCAAGGTCTCGACGGGCAACCCGCCGTCCTGA
- a CDS encoding GntR family transcriptional regulator: MSLSAPEKRPPAADRVYAHVKQGVLERTYEGGTLLTEGELAEAVGVSRTPVREALLRLETEGLIKLYPKKGALVLPVSAQEIADVVETRLLVEEHAARKAVPAPPALIERLEELLARQKEQAAAGDFAAASVTDRCFHAEIVRSGGNEILSRLYDQMRDRQLRMGQAVMHSHPDRIAKTLSEHEEILGALRSGDAEAAVEIVHRHVGWFSHLARGETR, encoded by the coding sequence ATGAGCTTGTCCGCACCCGAGAAACGTCCCCCCGCCGCCGACCGCGTCTACGCCCACGTCAAACAGGGTGTGCTGGAGCGCACGTACGAGGGAGGGACGCTGCTCACGGAGGGCGAGCTGGCCGAGGCCGTGGGGGTGTCCCGCACGCCCGTGCGCGAGGCCCTGCTGCGGCTGGAGACCGAGGGTCTGATCAAGCTGTACCCGAAGAAGGGTGCCCTCGTGCTGCCGGTCTCCGCCCAGGAGATCGCCGACGTCGTGGAGACCCGGCTGCTCGTGGAGGAGCACGCGGCGCGCAAGGCCGTGCCCGCGCCCCCCGCGCTGATCGAGCGCCTGGAGGAACTGCTCGCCCGGCAGAAGGAGCAGGCGGCCGCCGGTGACTTCGCCGCCGCCTCCGTCACCGACCGGTGCTTCCACGCCGAGATCGTGCGCAGCGGCGGCAACGAGATCCTCTCCCGCCTCTACGACCAGATGCGCGACCGCCAGCTGCGGATGGGGCAGGCCGTGATGCACTCCCACCCGGACCGCATCGCGAAGACGCTCTCCGAGCACGAGGAGATCCTCGGGGCGCTGCGCTCCGGTGACGCCGAGGCGGCCGTGGAGATCGTCCACCGGCACGTCGGCTGGTTCTCCCACCTGGCGCGGGGAGAGACGCGATGA